The following proteins are encoded in a genomic region of Triticum dicoccoides isolate Atlit2015 ecotype Zavitan chromosome 1B, WEW_v2.0, whole genome shotgun sequence:
- the LOC119312884 gene encoding WRKY transcription factor 23-like yields MSGSASGEGNHDDGGQLYGEDDTVLFQRPACGGGDDVGATPSAYSTITDYLQGLINPAELARPPSCPAAGQVIFSAAAPSTANSSTSSEAVAAPRGCKRGMLAPEEGDEDGSADHGSCRSDEKEQKKKGKGEKKARSSRVTFATKSEVDHLDDGYHWRKYGQKAVKNSSFPRSYYRCTTARCGVKKLVERSQEDPSTVVTTYEGRHGHPSPVATHRGQRMLMATGADIAYSLATLQHQQLGFFRAGADVYASSVAHRVSEYGGMQFHADLLPDATVGYQQGYR; encoded by the exons ATGTCCGGATCCGCATCAGGAGAAGGAAATCACGACGACGGCGGCCAACTCTACGGCGAGGACGACACCGTCCTCTTCCAGCGTCCGGCGTGCGGCGGTGGGGACGATGTTGGTGCCACGCCGTCGGCCTACTCCACCATCACCGACTACCTGCAGGGGCTCATCAACCCCGCGGAGCTCGCGAGGCCACCAAGCTGCCCGGCTGCGGGCCAGGTGATCTTTTCCGCTGCGGCCCCGTCCACGGCCAACTCGTCGACGTCCAGCGAGGCGGTGGCCGCGCCCCGCGGGTGCAAGAGAGGCATGCTGGCGCCGGAGGAGGGAGACGAGGATGGATCGGCCGATCATGGCAGCTGCAG GAGCGACGagaaggagcaaaagaagaaggggaAGGGGGAGAAGAAGGCGCGAAGCTCCCGTGTCACCTTCGCAACCAAGAGCGAGGTCGACCACCTCGACGATGGCTATCACTGGCGCAAGTATGGCCAGAAGGCCGTCAAGAACAGCTCCTTCCCAAG GAGCTACTACCGGTGCACGACCGCGCGTTGTGGGGTGAAGAAATTGGTGGAGCGCTCGCAGGAGGACCCTTCGACGGTCGTCACCACCTACGAGGGTCGCCACGGGCACCCAAGCCCCGTCGCCACCCACCGTGGCCAGCGGATGCTAATGGCCACCGGTGCCGACATTGCCTACTCGCTTGCCACGCTCCAACATCAGCAACTTGGCTTTTTTCGGGCCGGTGCCGACGTCTACGCTTCGTCTGTCGCACACCGAGTGTCGGAGTACGGTGGCATGCAGTTCCATGCCGATCTTCTTCCCGATGCCACGGTGGGCTACCAGCAAGGGTATCGTTAA
- the LOC119350955 gene encoding uncharacterized protein LOC119350955, translated as MVAGGYGSSAVVRARGGRPHRPLPPYGFDIAATVSNSHRSPSGNITRVLTEARGFNVAASLLEASGVTDDFEADERGARITIFALLAQGTSLHATSNAGVCTLDPFEEMPDHNGHNDGPVHWN; from the exons ATGGTCGCGGGCGGCTATGGCAGCTCGGCCGTCGTG CGTGCTCGTGGTGGGCGGCCTCATCGTCCCCTACCGCCCTACGGCTTCGACATCGCCGCGACCGTCTCCAACAGCCACCGGTCCCCCTCAGGCAACATCACTCGCGTCCTCACCGAAGCCCGGGGGTTCAATGTGGCCGCCTCCTTGCTCGAGGCCTCCGGCGTCACGGATGACTTCGAGGCCGATGAGCGCGGCGCCCGCATCACCATCTTTGCCCTCCTCGCGCAAGGCACCTCCCTGCACGCGACCAGCAATGCGG GTGTATGCACCCTCGACCCGTTCGAAGAAATGCCGGACCACAACGGTCACAATGATGGCCCTGTACACTGGAATTAA
- the LOC119349723 gene encoding WRKY transcription factor 71-like isoform X1 yields MSGPAAGGGEDRGGGHLYGDHPPAAADVLVDDVFFQSRSACGGGDDGGVAPSAYSSITDYLQGLLDPAELARHLDAPPCFPAPGDVNVIGEAATPVTPNSSTSGEAAGAESRGCKRGSPVPEEGDEDGSADQHNHRWKKCRSTHWSDEKEQKKKGKGEKKARGSRVAFATKSDVDHLDDGYRWRKYGQKAVKNSSFPRSYYRCTAARCGVKKLVERSQQDPSTVVTTYEGRHGHPSPMAAHRGARMLMATGADTAYSLAALQHHQHDLLPAGADVYGRMCMQPTTAAAPSVAHRLSEYGGMQFHADLLPDDAMGYQHGYR; encoded by the exons ATGTCCGGACCAGCAGCGGGAGGCGGAGAGGACCGCGGCGGCGGCCACCTCTACGGCGACCATCCGCCTGCCGCGGCCGACGTACTGGTGGACGACGTCTTCTTTCAGAGTCGttcggcgtgcggcggcggggaCGATGGTGGTGTCGCGCCGTCGGCCTACTCCAGCATCACCGACTACCTGCAGGGGCTCCTCGACCCCGCGGAGCTCGCCAGGCACCTGGACGCGCCTCCGTGCTTCCCGGCGCCGGGAGACGTGAACGTGATTGGCGAGGCCGCGACCCCGGTCACGCCCAACTCGTCGACGTCCGGGGAGGCGGCGGGGGCCGAGTCCCGCGGGTGCAAGAGGGGCAGCCCGGTGCCGGAGGAGGGAGACGAGGATGGATCTGCTGATCAGCACAACCACAG ATGGAAGAAGTGTAGATCCACCCACTG GAGCGATGagaaggagcaaaagaagaaggggaAGGGGGAGAAGAAGGCCCGTGGCTCCCGTGTGGCGTTCGCGACCAAGAGCGATGTTGACCACCTCGACGATGGCTACCGCTGGCGCAAGTATGGCCAGAAGGCCGTCAAGAACAGCTCCTTCCCAAG GAGCTACTACCGGTGCACAGCGGCACGGTGTGGGGTGAAGAAGCTGGTGGAGCGGTCGCAGCAGGACCCGTCCACGGTCGTCACCACCTACGAGGGCCGCCACGGGCACCCAAGCCCCATGGCCGCCCACCGCGGCGCACGGATGCTAATGGCCACCGGTGCGGACACTGCCTATTCGCTTGCCGCGCTCCAACATCACCAACATGACCTTTTGCCGGCTGGTGCCGACGTCTACGGGCGCATGTGCATGCAGCCCACTACGGCCGCCGCCCCGTCGGTGGCACACCGATTGTCGGAGTACGGTGGCATGCAGTTCCACGCCGATCTTCTTCCCGATGACGCGATGGGCTACCAGCATGGGTATCGTTAA
- the LOC119349723 gene encoding WRKY transcription factor 71-like isoform X3 produces MSGPAAGGGEDRGGGHLYGDHPPAAADVLVDDVFFQSRSACGGGDDGGVAPSAYSSITDYLQGLLDPAELARHLDAPPCFPAPGDVNVIGEAATPVTPNSSTSGEAAGAESRGCKRGSPVPEEGDEDGSADQHNHRSDEKEQKKKGKGEKKARGSRVAFATKSDVDHLDDGYRWRKYGQKAVKNSSFPRSYYRCTAARCGVKKLVERSQQDPSTVVTTYEGRHGHPSPMAAHRGARMLMATGADTAYSLAALQHHQHDLLPAGADVYGRMCMQPTTAAAPSVAHRLSEYGGMQFHADLLPDDAMGYQHGYR; encoded by the exons ATGTCCGGACCAGCAGCGGGAGGCGGAGAGGACCGCGGCGGCGGCCACCTCTACGGCGACCATCCGCCTGCCGCGGCCGACGTACTGGTGGACGACGTCTTCTTTCAGAGTCGttcggcgtgcggcggcggggaCGATGGTGGTGTCGCGCCGTCGGCCTACTCCAGCATCACCGACTACCTGCAGGGGCTCCTCGACCCCGCGGAGCTCGCCAGGCACCTGGACGCGCCTCCGTGCTTCCCGGCGCCGGGAGACGTGAACGTGATTGGCGAGGCCGCGACCCCGGTCACGCCCAACTCGTCGACGTCCGGGGAGGCGGCGGGGGCCGAGTCCCGCGGGTGCAAGAGGGGCAGCCCGGTGCCGGAGGAGGGAGACGAGGATGGATCTGCTGATCAGCACAACCACAG GAGCGATGagaaggagcaaaagaagaaggggaAGGGGGAGAAGAAGGCCCGTGGCTCCCGTGTGGCGTTCGCGACCAAGAGCGATGTTGACCACCTCGACGATGGCTACCGCTGGCGCAAGTATGGCCAGAAGGCCGTCAAGAACAGCTCCTTCCCAAG GAGCTACTACCGGTGCACAGCGGCACGGTGTGGGGTGAAGAAGCTGGTGGAGCGGTCGCAGCAGGACCCGTCCACGGTCGTCACCACCTACGAGGGCCGCCACGGGCACCCAAGCCCCATGGCCGCCCACCGCGGCGCACGGATGCTAATGGCCACCGGTGCGGACACTGCCTATTCGCTTGCCGCGCTCCAACATCACCAACATGACCTTTTGCCGGCTGGTGCCGACGTCTACGGGCGCATGTGCATGCAGCCCACTACGGCCGCCGCCCCGTCGGTGGCACACCGATTGTCGGAGTACGGTGGCATGCAGTTCCACGCCGATCTTCTTCCCGATGACGCGATGGGCTACCAGCATGGGTATCGTTAA
- the LOC119349723 gene encoding WRKY transcription factor 71-like isoform X2 — translation MSGPAAGGGEDRGGGHLYGDHPPAAADVLVDDVFFQSRSACGGGDDGGVAPSAYSSITDYLQGLLDPAELARHLDAPPCFPAPGDVNVIGEAATPVTPNSSTSGEAAGAESRGCKRGSPVPEEGDEDGSADQHNHSRSDEKEQKKKGKGEKKARGSRVAFATKSDVDHLDDGYRWRKYGQKAVKNSSFPRSYYRCTAARCGVKKLVERSQQDPSTVVTTYEGRHGHPSPMAAHRGARMLMATGADTAYSLAALQHHQHDLLPAGADVYGRMCMQPTTAAAPSVAHRLSEYGGMQFHADLLPDDAMGYQHGYR, via the exons ATGTCCGGACCAGCAGCGGGAGGCGGAGAGGACCGCGGCGGCGGCCACCTCTACGGCGACCATCCGCCTGCCGCGGCCGACGTACTGGTGGACGACGTCTTCTTTCAGAGTCGttcggcgtgcggcggcggggaCGATGGTGGTGTCGCGCCGTCGGCCTACTCCAGCATCACCGACTACCTGCAGGGGCTCCTCGACCCCGCGGAGCTCGCCAGGCACCTGGACGCGCCTCCGTGCTTCCCGGCGCCGGGAGACGTGAACGTGATTGGCGAGGCCGCGACCCCGGTCACGCCCAACTCGTCGACGTCCGGGGAGGCGGCGGGGGCCGAGTCCCGCGGGTGCAAGAGGGGCAGCCCGGTGCCGGAGGAGGGAGACGAGGATGGATCTGCTGATCAGCACAACCACAG CAGGAGCGATGagaaggagcaaaagaagaaggggaAGGGGGAGAAGAAGGCCCGTGGCTCCCGTGTGGCGTTCGCGACCAAGAGCGATGTTGACCACCTCGACGATGGCTACCGCTGGCGCAAGTATGGCCAGAAGGCCGTCAAGAACAGCTCCTTCCCAAG GAGCTACTACCGGTGCACAGCGGCACGGTGTGGGGTGAAGAAGCTGGTGGAGCGGTCGCAGCAGGACCCGTCCACGGTCGTCACCACCTACGAGGGCCGCCACGGGCACCCAAGCCCCATGGCCGCCCACCGCGGCGCACGGATGCTAATGGCCACCGGTGCGGACACTGCCTATTCGCTTGCCGCGCTCCAACATCACCAACATGACCTTTTGCCGGCTGGTGCCGACGTCTACGGGCGCATGTGCATGCAGCCCACTACGGCCGCCGCCCCGTCGGTGGCACACCGATTGTCGGAGTACGGTGGCATGCAGTTCCACGCCGATCTTCTTCCCGATGACGCGATGGGCTACCAGCATGGGTATCGTTAA
- the LOC119349726 gene encoding mitochondrial import receptor subunit TOM7-1-like: MAPPARASAKQPKPGRALGRRGMSRAEAAAAADAAARRSAAAREWRVWGEWAMGAAKVAAHYGFIPLVIAVGVIKSDPKPSLFQLLAPF, encoded by the coding sequence ATGGCGCCACCGGCCCGCGCGTCCGCGAAGCAGCCGAAGCCGGGGAGGGCCCTGGGGCGGAGGGGCATGTCGCGCGcggaggccgcggcggcggcggacgcggcggcgcggcgctcggcggcggcgcgggagtggcGCGTGTGGGGCGAGTGGGCGATGGGCGCGGCCAAGGTGGCGGCGCACTACGGCTTCATCCCGCTCGTCATCGCCGTCGGCGTCATCAAGTCCGACCCCAAGCCCTCCCTCTTCCAGCTCCTCGCCCCGTTCTGA